From a region of the bacterium genome:
- a CDS encoding type B 50S ribosomal protein L31 gives MKRDIHPEYRPVVFQDPSVDFAFLTRSTIRTNETIVWEDGQTYPLARVEISSASHPFFTGKQKLVDTAGRVERFERRYGRTARDRGGAGEPS, from the coding sequence GTGAAGCGTGACATACATCCCGAGTACCGGCCCGTGGTGTTCCAGGACCCCTCGGTCGACTTCGCGTTCCTGACCCGATCGACCATCCGTACCAACGAGACCATCGTCTGGGAGGATGGCCAGACCTATCCCCTGGCCCGGGTAGAGATATCGAGTGCGAGCCATCCGTTCTTCACCGGCAAGCAGAAGCTGGTGGACACGGCGGGACGGGTGGAACGTTTCGAGCGGCGCTACGGCAGGACGGCCCGTGATCGGGGAGGCGCGGGCGAACCTTCCTAG